The proteins below are encoded in one region of Huiozyma naganishii CBS 8797 chromosome 7, complete genome:
- the MPT5 gene encoding Mpt5p (similar to Saccharomyces cerevisiae MPT5 (YGL178W); ancestral locus Anc_8.136), whose amino-acid sequence MSYNHHQPQLSINSVQSLVEPVTPPPLGQMNNKKNHQKTQSLDLSGFNQFINAQSPLVPIDPTTSVLQLGIAPTASSYSSNLPLIDEFASSGNDGARAPTLASASASASAPTSKKSKATEKKARAGFVTDAKEGVPSMNEIMSTPLKDLDYAKLATDQFGCRFLQKKLESSSIEESNLVRDLMFEQVKPFLLNLILDPFGNYLIQKSCDFLTVDQRTVLIESIYQHVFKISINQYGTRSLQKIIDTVDNDQQINLIVKGFSPEFTPIEQVVTLINDLNGNHVIQKCIFKFPSSKFDFIINAIIKNNNIITISTHKHGCCVLQKLLSVCTLQQIFSISVKIIEFLPGLINDQFGNYIIQFLFDIKELDFFLLNEVFNKLANELCQLSCLKFSSNVVEKFIKKLFGIITGFMQGEYIPNVNDDIVNNTMNILLAIIDIFTTNLNVLIRDNFGNYALQTLLDVKNYNMMLDYPDNNSASFALAKHSAFCHDFTVKITALVAATKELLPSIKTTSYAKKIKLKVKAYSELAGVNVSDMQTTKPPAPNNVEAKATNQRNNPKSHQRHFSLPANAYHKRNGSVNKHQLTNVYQDVNQHSQTSMHQTNPSSTRGSMTNIFSFQNGSPLNFQQQQQQQAFTLSSPANGGVPNHYPPQQPNVDINLSVPMSNLSLSGAMPSQPSSQPSMFFLNDTSHIGHSSSSSTLYQTTPMMPSTSSGSIINDVNRSPNLNGMYSNMAFLSPNPNINAQGTDMNLFMTTPPQRQRIVSNPYIQPAPFNNDNTAGSGIGASMMFLGDDEFKNFNFR is encoded by the coding sequence ATGTCGTATAACCACCACCAGCCCCAGCTGTCGATAAATTCCGTGCAATCCCTGGTGGAACCAGTTACACCGCCACCTTTGGGAcagatgaacaacaagaaaaaccaTCAAAAGACTCAGTCGCTGGATTTGTCAGGGTTCAACCAATTCATTAACGCACAGTCGCCACTGGTACCAATAGACCCCACTACTTCTGTTTTACAACTAGGCATTGCGCCCACGGCTTCCAGCTATAGCAGCAACTTGCCGCTGATTGATGAATTTGCTAGTTCTGGGAACGATGGAGCCAGGGCGCCTACTCTTGCTTCTGCCTCTGCCTCTGCTTCTGCCCCTACCTCGAAGAAATCTAAAGCCACTGAAAAGAAGGCGAGGGCTGGTTTTGTTACGGATGCAAAGGAGGGCGTCCCGTCAATGAATGAAATTATGTCCACACCTTTGAAAGACTTGGATTACGCGAAATTGGCTACGGACCAGTTTGGTTGTCGATTTCtacagaaaaaattggagTCCAGTTCCATCGAGGAGTCGAATCTGGTAAGAGATCTTATGTTTGAGCAAGTCAAGCCATTCCTCCTGAACCTGATTCTCGACCCGTTCGGTAACTACTTAATCCAGAAATCCTGTGATTTCCTTACCGTCGACCAGAGAACCGTTTTGATCGAATCGATATACCAACACGTTTTCAAGATTTCAATCAACCAGTACGGTACTCGTTCTTTgcaaaaaataatagaCACCGTGGACAACGACCAACAGATAAATCTGATTGTGAAGGGGTTCTCCCCGGAATTCACACCTATCGAGCAAGTCGTCACATTGATCAACGATTTGAACGGCAACCACGTGATTCAGAAATgtatcttcaagttccccTCGTCCAAATTTgatttcatcatcaacgCCATAatcaaaaacaacaacattatCACAATCTCTACACATAAACATGGTTGTTGTGTGCTTCAGAAATTACTGAGTGTATGCACTCTACAACAGATTTTTAGCATATCGGTGAAAATCATAGAATTCCTACCGGGTCTTATTAACGATCAGTTCGGGAATTACAtcattcaatttttgtttgatatcaAAGAACTTGACTTCTTTCTGTTGAACGAGGTTTTCAACAAACTAGCCAACGAACTGTGCCAACTATCTTGTTTGAAGTTCTCATCAAACgttgttgaaaaattcatcaagaaactgttcgGCATTATCACCGGGTTCATGCAAGGCGAGTATATCCCCAACGTTAATGATGATATAGTCAACAACACGATGAACATATTACTGGCTATCATTGACATTTTTACAACAAATCTCAACGTTTTGATAAGGGACAATTTCGGAAATTACGCCTTGCAAACTCTACTGGACGTCAAGAACTATAATATGATGTTAGATTACCCAGACAACAACAGCGCTAGTTTTGCTCTTGCAAAACATTCTGCTTTTTGTCACGATTTTACAGTCAAAATCACTGCTTTGGTCGCGGCCACTAAAGAATTACTTCCAAGCATCAAGACAACATCGTACGCAAAAAAGATCAAGTTAAAGGTCAAAGCTTATTCCGAATTGGCCGGTGTGAATGTGTCCGACATGCAGACAACCAAGCCACCTGCCCCCAACAACGTCGAGGCCAAGGCTACCAATCAGCGGAATAATCCCAAATCCCACCAGCGTCACTTCTCTTTGCCAGCAAACGCCTATCACAAGAGAAATGGCTCTGTTAACAAGCACCAGCTAACAAACGTGTATCAAGACGTTAACCAACATTCACAGACATCTATGCACCAGACTAATCCATCTTCTACGCGCGGATCAATGACCAATATCTTCAGCTTTCAAAACGGCTCTCCATTGAATttccaacagcagcaacagcagcaagcCTTTACTTTGAGCTCTCCCGCAAACGGTGGAGTTCCAAACCATTACCCACCTCAACAACCCAATGTTGACATCAATCTGTCGGTACCAATGTCTAATCTGTCGCTGTCGGGTGCTATGCCGTCCCAACCATCTTCGCAGCCTTCGATGTTCTTTTTAAACGATACTAGCCACATTGGTCATAGCAGCAGTTCAAGTACTTTGTACCAGACAACCCCGATGATGCCATCCACTTCGAGTGGAAGTATTATCAACGACGTCAACAGATCTCCTAACTTAAACGGAATGTATTCAAATATGGCGTTTCTTTCTCCGAACCCAAACATTAACGCTCAAGGTACAGACATGAATCTTTTCATGACTACTCCGCCTCAGCGTCAAAGAATTGTGAGCAACCCGTATATACAGCCAGCTCCtttcaacaacgacaacacTGCTGGTAGTGGGATCGGTGCGTCAATGATGTTTTTGGGAGATGACGAatttaaaaattttaatTTCCGTTAG
- the TOS3 gene encoding serine/threonine protein kinase TOS3 (similar to Saccharomyces cerevisiae SAK1 (YER129W) and TOS3 (YGL179C); ancestral locus Anc_8.140) → MRTHTSTPHLRNTGLKPALPGGGRYNAKSSSVDISPKQLSDYKTNETSSQVNIDPSISPSYDSLMNVEFHRQIKETNKITLAYDAINKLQILNQFEIIREIGTGTHSKVKLGYDLVLQRPVAVKILNRKERKRIQFKFEKNMKIRKEINILKKCNKHPNIIKLFEVLDDFKSRKIYLILEYCPGGEIRWCAENVHELSAKGPPLISFQRSREMLRDVISGLEYLHLQGIIHRDIKPANLLLSQEGTVKISDFGVSFMNADKANNTKKEDFLALIKTEGTPAFFAPEICLGDEIWDKFHINKSIPGLNANDEYYITEKIDVWALGVTAFCFLFGMLPFSSNFELKLFDKIVNRSLKFPNCAKLSRCPASKLTSPHELESAKNFIELLLTKNPMERPSVSEIKVHQFICWDFNNKVPDDNRTKDTKLQQKLKFLTKQQDQVISLTQDEDNILMNHNIDAFITPKPQRNVSPLGLGNHRSTIPVNDRFSPDAGSPGEIVSVSPKSRNKPRRSKTPLSDNGVQFEGNDNVVDLPINSSFASLDSFYIENFAMTRLNQETQPNQFSTKFKSASTPLVGGNRFNPQSCNNPQKMKKRKEKRKHSKNSSYSAVAPNPGPSTILKVQNVPSYPSARLLSNGPNINRGLSPHHNQSGASLSSDRTMSSVGSRSRLHATSPNSSSIPKLTALNTHSDSPPTAFDVNSTIRAKSPGMTHRQGSNFKEASATSSSSSSCVSQFTTSPVQPSYHITSEDASVVSFRNLPGFSALLPQQPMEQLSLSFSSGSSSCGGTGSSDSDSESDGELVLNLGKASHMRRQQSQHTQNSSSAVNSPLTSTATKRGSLSHSLGNKSATSSYTNLRMNTVNENNVVMSEFIGSDLDSRALLKGFLEKKLDNPEARVGEVDYCTSNNLEENHS, encoded by the coding sequence ATGAGAACACACACAAGTACTCCGCACCTACGAAATACAGGCCTCAAACCAGCTTTACCTGGGGGTGGAAGGTATAATGCAAAGTCAAGCAGCGTTGATATATCTCCGAAACAGTTATCGGATTACAAAACCAATGAAACCAGTTCGCAGGTTAATATCGACCCGTCCATTTCCCCATCTTACGACTCACTGATGAACGTTGAATTCCACAGGCAAATAAAGGAAACTAATAAAATAACTTTAGCGTACGATGCTATCAACAAATTGCAAATTCTTAACCAGTTTGAAATTATTAGGGAGATAGGTACAGGTACACACAGTAAAGTCAAGCTGGGCTATGATTTGGTATTGCAAAGACCAGTCGCGGTGAAGATATTAAATAGGAAGGAGAGGAAACGTATACAGTTCAAAttcgaaaaaaatatgaagataaggaaagagatcaatatcttgaagaagtgcAACAAACATCCAaacatcatcaaactctttgaagtcCTTGACGACTTCAAATCGAGAAAGATATACCTTATACTCGAATACTGCCCAGGGGGTGAAATTAGATGGTGTGCAGAGAATGTCCATGAATTGAGTGCGAAGGGGCCGCCCCTGATATCCTTCCAAAGAAGCAGAGAAATGCTAAGGGATGTTATCTCGGGGCTTGAGTACTTGCATCTACAAGGGATAATACACCGAGATATCAAACCTGCAAACTTACTGTTATCCCAAGAAGGTACAGTAAAGATATCTGATTTCGGAGTGTCGTTTATGAACGCAGATAAAGCAAATAATACCAAGAAAGAGGATTTTTTGGCATTGATCAAAACGGAGGGCACACCAGCTTTTTTCGCCCCAGAGATATGTCTTGGGGACGAGATCTGGGACAAGTTTCACATAAATAAAAGTATACCAGGTTTGAACGCTAATGACGAATACTACATTACAGAAAAGATCGATGTTTGGGCATTAGGGGTTACTGCTTTTtgcttcctctttggtatGTTGCCCTTCAGTTCCAACTTCGAATTAAAGCTGTTCGACAAAATCGTAAACagatctttgaaatttccGAACTGTGCAAAACTATCTAGGTGTCCAGCATCTAAACTTACGTCGCCACATGAGCTTGAATCTGCCAAGAACTTCATCGAGTTACTCTTAACGAAAAACCCAATGGAGAGACCATCCGTCAGTGAGATTAAAGTTCATCAATTCATTTGCTGGGACTTCAACAATAAAGTTCCAGATGACAACCGAACCAAGGATACCAAATTACAACAGAAGCTAAAATTCTTAACGaaacaacaagatcaagtaATATCATTGACGCAGGATGAGGATAACATATTAATGAACCACAACATTGACGCTTTCATCACCCCCAAACCACAGCGCAATGTAAGCCCATTAGGTTTGGGGAACCATCGGTCCACAATACCTGTAAATGACAGATTTTCCCCTGATGCTGGTTCCCCAGGTGAAATTGTAAGCGTAAGCCCAAAAAGTAGGAACAAACCCCGTAGGTCAAAAACCCCGTTATCCGACAACGGAGTACAATTTGAGGGAAACGATAACGTTGTTGACTTACCTATAAACTCCTCCTTTGCCTCTCTAGACAGCTTTTACATTGAGAACTTTGCCATGACAAGACTTAACCAAGAGACTCAACCGAACCAGTTTTCTACAAAATTTAAGTCAGCTTCCACACCACTGGTGGGTGGGAACAGATTTAATCCCCAGAGCTGCAACAACCcacaaaaaatgaaaaaaagaaaagaaaagaggaaacattCCAAAAACAGCTCATACAGTGCAGTAGCTCCCAATCCGGGTCCATCAACCATACTAAAAGTACAGAACGTTCCATCATACCCCTCAGCAAGACTACTTAGTAATGGACCGAACATTAACAGAGGCCTATCTCCCCATCACAATCAAAGTGGTGCATCATTATCAAGTGATAGAACAATGTCGAGCGTTGGTAGCAGATCTAGACTACATGCAACTTCTCCTAATAGTTCGTCAATACCAAAGCTAACTGCTTTGAACACACATTCAGATTCTCCACCGACTGCATTTGATGTAAACAGCACTATACGAGCGAAGTCACCAGGAATGACGCACCGCCAAGGAagcaatttcaaagaagcatCGGCCACGAGTAGctcgtcatcatcatgtGTATCCCAGTTCACAACTTCCCCGGTGCAACCATCTTATCACATCACCTCAGAAGATGCAAGTGTCGTGTCATTTAGAAATTTACCTGGATTTTCTGCCCTGCTCCCACAGCAACCAATGGAACAACTCTCATTGTCCTTCTCTTCTGGCTCCTCAAGTTGCGGAGGTACAGGATCGTCTGATTCGGATTCGGAATCAGATGGGGAACTTGTATTAAACCTAGGGAAGGCAAGTCACATGAGAAGGCAACAATCCCAACACACGCAAAACTCGAGCTCCGCCGTTAATTCACCATTAACATCCACAGCCACCAAAAGAGGTTCCCTGTCGCATTCACTGGGTAATAAATCAGCCACTTCTTCTTACACAAATCTGCGGATGAACACTGTTAATGAAAACAACGTTGTCATGTCGGAATTTATTGGCAGTGATTTGGACTCTAGAGCATTACTTAAAGGGTTCCTCGAGAAAAAACTAGATAATCCTGAGGCGCGAGTAGGTGAGGTGGATTACTGCACTAGCAAcaatttggaagaaaatcatagttga
- the ATG1 gene encoding serine/threonine protein kinase ATG1 (similar to Saccharomyces cerevisiae ATG1 (YGL180W); ancestral locus Anc_8.141), translating to MASDAQKTVPVIPGGVYVVEKEIGKGSFAVVYRGHFARDAHRQIAIKAVSRSKLKNRKLLENLEVEIAILKKIKHPHIVGLVDCERTGTDFYLIMEYCALGDLTFLIKKRKELVKNHPLLRKVFEKYPPPNENRNGLHSAFILNYLQQLACSLKFLRSKNLVHRDIKPQNLLLSTPLLDYTDPASFHKLGYIGIYNLPILKIADFGFARFLPSSSLAETLCGSPLYMAPEILNYQKYNAKADLWSVGTVLYEMCCGHPPFKASNHLELFKKIKRANNVINFPEYFTTGDTQLDEDLKSLICQLLTFDPQDRTSFDTFFDNKLVNMDLSCYELVDDISVELENRSKDIRESNMFISEYLPTAHKHDHRTALPQQQITPTAAEVAAKGNVKTNPTKPVRTPSLLATDKRMVRPTVQHKTQSTNSDLMLEKEYVVIEKKTVEINELADEIAHIGTADTATTAINVNNAVRGSPVANRPLERTPKVQRSPKHAASRRASSVDRRVSISSLNPSNALSRALGIASTRLFGTTGGHSGIPDSLAKSPHEQAPRSLLSAQLFQDLTENIVLKTEEAQQGEPSAENGIIKDRDTIVHFLELLAAKAFVVYSYAEVKFAQIVPLQGELNKRLSTGSCAVEEEECDDTIDDGLRNRANGQRRSNSRSSSNLMQLNTDLVMNEGSALVCKEAITLYLKSLELLGYSMQITSNWWYNSNENVCSLRLNLLVQWVRERFNECLEKAEFLRLKLFECDNEGMGKAETVHTTEAQDHQPTQEDKDNEVFVEKLLYDRALEISKSAAKMELNGDNLNGCELSYATSIWMLQTALDNESSASLLDEQDRKVIKKYINSIRNRLQSLRQKLSRNS from the coding sequence ATGGCCTCGGACGCACAGAAGACGGTGCCCGTTATTCCGGGAGGCGTTTACGTGGTTGAAAAGGAGATAGGGAAGGGCTCCTTTGCAGTGGTTTACAGAGGCCACTTCGCGAGGGATGCCCACCGGCAGATCGCGATCAAGGCTGTTTCGCGGTCCAAGCTGAAGAACAGGAAGCTGCTAGAGAATCTGGAGGTGGAGATCGCCATACTTAAGAAGATAAAACATCCGCATATCGTCGGACTTGTGGACTGCGAACGGACAGGCACGGATTTCTACCTGATCATGGAGTACTGCGCCCTGGGTGACCTGACGTTCCTCATAAAGAAGCGCAAAGAGCTGGTGAAGAACCACCCGTTGCTCAGGAAAGTGTTTGAGAAGTACCCACCACCAAACGAGAACAGGAACGGACTACACAGCGCATTTATACTTAACTACTTGCAACAGCTTGCCTGCTCGTTGAAGTTTTTAAGGTCCAAGAATCTGGTCCATAGAGACATCAAACCGCAAAACTTGTTGCTCTCGACTCCACTGCTAGACTACACAGACCCAGCATCTTTCCACAAGCTGGGGTATATCGGCATCTATAACCTGCCGATATTGAAGATTGCAGACTTCGGGTTTGCCAGGTTTTTACCAAGTTCATCGTTGGCAGAAACGCTGTGCGGGTCCCCGCTCTACATGGCTCCAGAGATTCTCAACTACCAGAAATACAACGCGAAGGCAGATCTGTGGTCTGTGGGGACAGTGCTATACGAAATGTGCTGCGGACACCCGCCCTTCAAAGCTTCCAACCATCTCGAATtattcaaaaagatcaagaGGGCAAACAACGTCATAAATTTCCCAGAGTACTTTACAACGGGGGACACACAGCTCGATGAGGACTTAAAGAGCCTCATATGCCAGCTGCTCACGTTCGACCCGCAGGATAGGACTTCGTTCGACACTTTCTTCGATAATAAGCTCGTCAATATGGACCTGTCGTGCTACGAACTGGTCGACGATATTTCGGTGGAACTGGAGAACAGGTCGAAGGACATACGGGAAAGCAACATGTTTATATCCGAGTATCTCCCCACAGCACATAAACACGACCACCGTACTGCTCTGCCTCAGCAACAGATAACACcgacagcagcagaagtGGCGGCAAAGGGCAACGTGAAGACAAACCCCACAAAACCGGTTAGGACCCCATCTTTATTGGCAACAGACAAGAGGATGGTGAGGCCGACAGTACAACACAAGACACAATCCACCAACAGCGACTTGATGCTCGAAAAGGAGTACGTTGTCATCGAGAAGAAAACGGTAGAAATAAACGAGCTAGCTGACGAGATTGCACATATAGGGACTGCAGACACCGCGACTACAGCAATCAATGTGAATAACGCGGTAAGAGGTTCCCCCGTGGCCAATAGACCATTGGAAAGAACGCCAAAGGTACAAAGAAGTCCAAAGCATGCTGCCAGTCGCCGCGCGTCGTCCGTGGATCGCAGAGTATCGATTTCATCGTTGAACCCATCTAATGCACTCTCGCGGGCTCTAGGGATAGCATCAACGCGGTTATTCGGAACCACCGGTGGGCATAGCGGGATTCCTGACTCATTGGCTAAATCGCCTCACGAGCAAGCACCAAGGTCACTGCTTAGCGCACAACTGTTCCAAGACCTCACAGAGAATATTGTTTTGAAAACTGAGGAAGCACAGCAGGGGGAGCCCTCTGCAGAGAATGGTATCATTAAAGATAGAGATACAATAGTGCATTTCTTGGAACTCCTCGCTGCGAAGGCGTTTGTCGTTTACTCCTATGCGGAGGTAAAATTTGCGCAAATTGTGCCTCTGCAGGGCGAACTCAACAAAAGACTGAGCACCGGGAGCTGCGCCgtggaagaggaggaatGCGACGATACAATTGACGATGGGCTCCGGAATAGGGCCAATGGACAACGGAGATCTAATTCGCGGTCGTCCAGTAACCTCATGCAGTTGAACACCGACTTGGTCATGAACGAGGGGTCTGCCCTCGTCTGTAAGGAGGCTATCACATTATATCTCAAATCGCTGGAATTGCTGGGTTACTCGATGCAAATAACATCAAACTGGTGGTACAATTCAAACGAAAATGTGTGCTCGTTGAGACTGAATTTACTGGTCCAGTGGGTTAGAGAAAGATTTAATGAGTGTTTGGAGAAGGCAGAATTTTTAAGACTAAAGCTATTCGAGTGTGATAACGAAGGTATGGGGAAGGCAGAGACGGTTCACACTACAGAGGCACAGGACCATCAACCCACACAAGAGGACAAGGACAATGAAGTGTTCGTTGAAAAATTACTGTATGACAGGGCGTTGGAAATCTCCAAGTCGGCAGCCAAGATGGAATTGAATGGCGACAACTTGAACGGTTGTGAACTCTCATACGCGACCTCCATTTGGATGCTTCAAACTGCTCTCGATAATGAAAGTAGCGCCAGTTTGCTagatgaacaagatcgTAAAGTCATcaaaaaatacatcaaTAGTATCAGGAACAGACTGCAATCGCTAAGACAAAAACTGAGTCGCAATTCTTAA
- the GTS1 gene encoding Gts1p (similar to Saccharomyces cerevisiae GTS1 (YGL181W); ancestral locus Anc_8.142), which yields MGSRSRAISRFEFEDERGRGFFKRGVRSGRSRRKTDRFDEGRRAGAEDLEEELKDYVSSGANNNRCGECGSTFPTWCSVNLGVFLCGRCASVHRKMLNGRSDAAFSEVKSLSLDRWNASELDEVIALGGNKGNKSFWNPRGEPFPFDGDEDKTRVEDYIHQKYISGSFRYDEVKPEDFGVSPNPTREPTRSRDNYGSPPSSRQRAPARAPSPRRESAQMEPVPSLPRRKSNAPKPAVFDGSDGNAIQQQPAMPVLDGGVQQYLDPATGTVYVNQTQYMQALQQQQQQQMLLLQQQQQGIPAVQTQPQMTQGFVQPSLQYQQQLQYQQQQQQQYPQQYQQNQYY from the coding sequence ATGGGGTCGAGAAGCAGGGCGATCAGTAGGTTTGAGTTTGAGGATGAGCGCGGACGAGGGTTTTTCAAGCGCGGGGTACGGTCTGGTCGTTCCCGGAGGAAGACTGACCGGTTTGACGAGGGGAGGCGTGCTGGAGCGGAGGACctggaggaggaactgaaGGATTACGTGTCCTCTGGGGCCAACAATAACAGGTGCGGTGAGTGTGGGAGCACTTTCCCTACGTGGTGTTCGGTGAACCTTGGGGTTTTCCTGTGTGGACGGTGCGCTTCTGTGCACAGGAAGATGCTCAACGGGAGGAGCGATGCTGCGTTCTCCGAGGTGAAGTCCCTGAGTCTGGACCGGTGGAATGCTAGCGAACTGGATGAGGTGATTGCATTGGGTGGGAACAAGGGGAACAAGAGTTTCTGGAACCCGAGGGGCGAACCCTTCCCCTTCGACGGCGACGAAGACAAGACCCGTGTCGAGGACTACATCCACCAGAAGTACATCTCAGGGTCCTTCCGTTACGACGAGGTGAAACCAGAGGATTTTGGCGTGTCACCAAACCCAACGCGTGAGCCCACACGCAGCAGAGACAACTACGGGTCACCACCGTCGTCGCGGCAGCGAGCACCAGCACGAGCACCATCACCCAGGAGGGAGTCCGCACAGATGGAGCCGGTACCATCGCTTCCTCGGCGGAAATCGAACGCACCGAAACCAGCAGTCTTTGACGGTAGCGACGGCAACGCTatacagcagcagccggcGATGCCAGTGCTCGACGGCGGGGTCCAACAGTACTTGGACCCAGCAACGGGCACGGTATACGTGAACCAGACGCAGTACATGCAAGCGctacaacagcaacaacaacagcagatgCTGCTActacaacagcaacaacagggTATACCCGCGGTGCAGACGCAACCGCAGATGACACAGGGTTTCGTACAGCCGTCGTTGCaataccagcagcagctacagtaccagcagcaacagcagcagcagtacccACAGCAGTACCAACAGAACCAATACTACTAA
- the MND1 gene encoding Mnd1p (similar to Saccharomyces cerevisiae MND1 (YGL183C); ancestral locus Anc_8.143), giving the protein MAVTPQQPKQRRLVLEWIVNQPSPLLFTQKDFEKRYPGRQPSNIVREHLDALVADGVLELSKCGSINVFYYFKNVKWAGIRGDLENLSGKVAALTRECEALQTQINSMQETRGDFKGKKQLLLRQKELERQVASKKLEISKLRKTRWTPDDIANKTKEFQSTKAQLESLADNIEILVDYLCKKCQVEPSAIRQEFAIPEEFCSAYTL; this is encoded by the coding sequence ATGGCAGTGACTCCACAGCAGCCGAAGCAGCGGAGACTCGTACTCGAGTGGATCGTGAACCAACCCTCGCCTCTATTGTTCACGCAGAAGGATTTTGAGAAACGGTACCCGGGGAGACAGCCCAGTAACATCGTGCGGGAGCATTTGGACGCGCTGGTCGCGGACGGGGTGCTTGAGTTGTCCAAGTGTGGCAGTATCAACGTCTTCTACTACTTCAAGAACGTGAAGTGGGCTGGGATCCGCGGGGACTTGGAGAACCTGAGCGGCAAGGTCGCGGCACTGACGCGTGAGTGCGAGGCCCTGCAGACACAGATCAACTCGATGCAGGAGACGCGCGGTGATTTCAAGGGCAAGAAACAGCTGCTGCTAAGGCAGAAGGAGTTGGAGCGGCAGGTAGCGTcgaagaaactggagatATCAAAGTTGAGAAAGACCAGGTGGACACCAGATGATATAGCTAACAAGACGAAAGAGTTTCAAAGCACGAAAGCCCAGTTGGAATCGCTGGCGGACAACATCGAGATCCTGGTCGACTACCTTTGCAAGAAATGCCAAGTGGAGCCAAGCGCCATACGGCAAGAGTTTGCTATCCCAGAAGAGTTTTGCAGCGCCTATACGCTTTAA